Proteins encoded in a region of the Leptospira montravelensis genome:
- a CDS encoding alpha/beta fold hydrolase, translating into MKLSHKLYPFQNSDPNRKSIGDIIILHGLFGSSKNWVTVAKFLSNFGSVYAVDQRNHGDSPHAEEHSIRLMSEDLEEFIFDHKIQNPVLLGHSMGGLVAMYFDLTHPGILKKLIIQDIAPRSYPFAYDNEIQSMSFALDGYSSRTEIDSEMAKYVSDTFIRQFLQMSLERNENGKYGWKLNVNGLNHARRVFEDVFTFDTTSMTPTLFLLGGSSEYIRDSDFQVMDQFFKNNQKITIAGGGHYIHFTHQAKYLELLDRELSSIS; encoded by the coding sequence TTGAAATTAAGTCATAAACTGTATCCATTCCAAAATTCTGATCCAAATCGGAAGTCAATCGGTGATATTATCATCTTACATGGGTTATTCGGATCTTCAAAAAATTGGGTGACGGTTGCGAAGTTTTTATCAAATTTTGGGTCAGTTTATGCGGTTGACCAAAGAAATCACGGGGACTCTCCCCATGCCGAAGAACATTCCATCCGATTGATGTCAGAAGATTTGGAAGAATTTATTTTTGATCATAAAATCCAAAATCCGGTTCTATTGGGTCACTCTATGGGTGGACTAGTGGCCATGTATTTTGATTTAACCCATCCTGGAATCCTAAAAAAACTAATCATCCAAGATATCGCTCCAAGATCTTATCCGTTTGCTTACGACAATGAAATCCAATCTATGTCCTTTGCCTTAGATGGATATTCTTCGCGAACAGAAATTGATTCTGAAATGGCGAAGTATGTATCAGATACCTTTATTAGGCAGTTTTTGCAAATGAGTTTGGAACGAAATGAAAACGGCAAGTATGGTTGGAAATTGAATGTAAATGGCCTTAACCATGCTCGACGAGTGTTTGAAGATGTGTTTACTTTTGATACAACATCAATGACTCCAACTTTGTTTTTGTTGGGTGGAAGTTCTGAGTATATTAGAGATAGTGATTTTCAGGTGATGGACCAATTTTTTAAAAACAATCAGAAAATCACAATAGCGGGTGGCGGGCATTATATTCACTTCACACACCAGGCCAAATATTTAGAATTATTAGATCGAGAATTGTCTTCGATTTCCTGA
- a CDS encoding Dps family protein has translation MMKINIGIPEEERSAISESLKKLLADTYTLYQKTHSYHWNVTGPMFQTLHILFMTQYTELWNAIDPIAERIRSLGYYAPMGGWEFAKYSSIAEDKEVPKAQEMIKHLVEGNEAVIRTARAAYAPAEKGNDQATLDLLTQRLDIHEKTAWMLRSLLED, from the coding sequence ATGATGAAAATTAATATTGGAATCCCCGAAGAAGAAAGAAGTGCGATCTCAGAGTCTTTAAAAAAACTCTTGGCAGATACTTACACCCTGTACCAAAAAACCCATAGTTACCATTGGAATGTAACGGGACCCATGTTCCAAACTTTACATATTTTGTTTATGACCCAATACACAGAACTATGGAATGCGATCGATCCAATTGCGGAAAGAATTCGATCACTTGGATACTATGCGCCGATGGGTGGTTGGGAATTTGCAAAATACTCAAGCATCGCAGAGGACAAAGAAGTCCCAAAAGCACAAGAAATGATCAAACATTTAGTTGAAGGAAATGAAGCGGTCATTCGCACTGCACGCGCTGCCTATGCACCTGCTGAAAAAGGAAATGACCAAGCAACCTTAGACCTACTCACTCAGCGTTTAGACATTCATGAAAAAACTGCTTGGATGTTACGATCTTTACTCGAAGATTAA